CGCCTGTGAAAATAGGGCAAATAGCCGGTTCAGGCATTTCCTCTGGGGCCGAGGTGCAGTACATAGTAAGAAAAGCCAGTGGGGCGATTAGTAGACGTTTCATCACGAGCAATTGAAAGAGGATGGAGAGAACTGCAAGCAAGAGCCTGATGGTAGAAAAAAGGTTGCAAGGTTCTCTTCTACAAGAGAAAAACCATCAACATCATATCGGATAGCCTAAAGTGCTTTTCCCTGATTGGCTACAGCAACCAAGAATCGTTTGGTACAATAAAGATTGCTGGATTTCGAGAACGTCTTTTAAGGGATTCTTTTCGTAGTATGTTAGCGTCGATAGCTGTCAATTAGTAGCTGTGCCACAGCGTAGTTATCGTATGTTCACAGCTAAGCCTACCTTTTTTCTAACCGGTACAGACCATGATTGCACGTCTATGGCACGGAGCCGTGCCCCTTCACCTAGCTGACGCTTACTACGCTTATCTGCTCCGTACGGGCCTGCCCGATTACCAACGGACGCCTGGCAATCAGGGCGTGCATGTTTTGCGACGAGAAGAAAATGGAGTGGCCCACTTTCAACTGCTCACGTTCTGGGAATCCTATGCCGCTATCAAAGCCTTCGCCGGAGAGGACTACGAGCGGGCGCGTTACTATCCTGAAGATGCAGACTACCTGCTAGTAATGGAACCACAGGTTACCCACTATGAGGTCCTGACTCCCCTCTAATACGACTATGACCGAGCCCACAAAGTGATGTGTGGTACTCCTCAGTCAGAAGTTTTATACTAATCCTGTGGCATAATTGCTTGTACAAACAAAAGAGCCCCGGCCCACAGGAGTCGGGGCTCTTTTGTTTGTGCAAGTAGCTTCTTTGGCCCAACAATTAGTTGGGCTAGGTAGATGGCCTCTGTCTTTTCGTTTCATGAAAGTCCGGATTTTCTTCCGGGTTAACGACTAAAAAGGATGCGTTACGTAGTATGATTTTATATTTTACTAATATAATTTTGAACTATACTATTTCTT
This Hymenobacter sp. GOD-10R DNA region includes the following protein-coding sequences:
- a CDS encoding antibiotic biosynthesis monooxygenase — translated: MIARLWHGAVPLHLADAYYAYLLRTGLPDYQRTPGNQGVHVLRREENGVAHFQLLTFWESYAAIKAFAGEDYERARYYPEDADYLLVMEPQVTHYEVLTPL